In Penaeus monodon isolate SGIC_2016 chromosome 15, NSTDA_Pmon_1, whole genome shotgun sequence, a genomic segment contains:
- the LOC119581704 gene encoding calponin homology domain-containing protein DDB_G0272472-like (The sequence of the model RefSeq protein was modified relative to this genomic sequence to represent the inferred CDS: added 117 bases not found in genome assembly), producing the protein MSSFDSENYNANQEQRDGFERSQHTGNIRSNNNSYSSSPLSNCPPMHKNRSGTQEQVSRQEAMRSDVPISEQMKIAADQDQKERTSIVELQERIARDLMDPHTQNLLKELLKQSKKTAEEKESPMKDVSPDPATVASELEELGMDLEEVGEEVDDIFGKSMSRSVEDSIGNSFQEGLERGKRLRQVQASTNPSPPSRERGHEPKPSSRGQETRYPSDWNLKSTVEDSRKHLHSSLQSSEEPTVKGVPDDAKSSGSSFWVPAFDWHKAQKVKKDMSYQSGANDWEVETPYVQRKEKLGERQAAHPTVKETKQMVPPSANSSSSSSSSRLPPVPAMTSQLDEEATASRITELNKDKVPQSRPMLFPSGHSYSPSVPPPSSQTRAHSSRSAIPSPGDEATDDHEPPVQVRSKSKRQKTGKSKQRRSYDSGSDSSAEDKKTSKMHEREVKELEDPVQKLMQKRETLLKRARFLTEQKDLMMNQREDIISNHKGDKSSLNNLLQENWFLVKEMGNQITKINHMVIEFEKEIEVLKPGNQPLPRAESPQRRRSRSPPAMRFCGPSRQYEHGKTPERNYKHVEASYRNESKGYEYPEHRRSVSPASGKHRSRSPAAAGPHRISSPAARQQRSRSPNVSRHKSRSPNAGRHRTRSPVSGGQQQRLWSPSGEYSKEFQRAPSTSRKRTTASKPDGEKRQQDMYRKKEEPKEEIEGLQYPQGFVQRTYIRYCDQGMHWCKLCSIFCESIPEYVDHLLSSSHLAKCKYDRKTWLAKAPKEEKEPKPPNATALIVPVQGVEFLHSLTSYYCSLCDVFMRDKGEAVRHPESKIHTSNYKMHLVKNPMYEASLVKTKAAAYAKYSVEQARYMVEAKMKLKEKIATDEIEEKLLRQIKQKRDMVRQEKEESTEINEKVEKERSQRQESKKEKNEKREREKKVGESDSGKTLDHKNESSVTQTQASESKEYKDTSTRSESKKERGSSREVITKDLKTEGDEAAFADGSYKDSQDDEKKSAAPKLPLIGKMPFLKKKQQSSVPKRKESSKETKQDIVGSSNLVLDPKMEILLTEEDQKIDLSDNIAWVMCQENENLIVNVTDPKTIAESEYPVVSDMDVCPLTGEYTGYEEQSGKVTNQDEEEYSCLDDLNTSECMDIEDDEPTECAAAATLKALDLLSIPLPGFKSANKTPLPSDIPLPPKTDEASKNQDNCDLPLPPGEESYPVTHFEMDNDSQEILAAANVIQDVHRDCGSGSNSQDSFPIVGLVSNQGGADIPVPPGTENVSSDLQVPLLTAEVGSDLPLPPGTESMMGPSLPLPPGTESMISPDVP; encoded by the exons ATGTCAAGTTTCGATAGTGAAAATTACAATGCCAACCAAGAACAAAGAGATGGGTTTGAGAGGAGCCAACACACTGGGAACATacgcagtaataataatagttacagcaGCAGCCCCTTGAGTAACTGCCCACCAATGCACAAGAACAGGTCTGGTACTCAAG AACAAGTGTCTAGGCAAGAGGCAATGCGGTCAGATGTTCCAATTTCTGAGCAGATGAAGATTGCAGCTGACCAGGACCAAAAGGAAAGAACCTCCATTGTCGAGCTACAGGAGCGTATTGCAAGGGATCTCATGGATCCTCATACCCAGAACCTCTTAAAAGAATTATTGAAACAGAGTAAAAAGACAGCAGAAGAGAAGGAGTCCCCTATGAAGGATGTTTCTCCTGATCCTGCCACAGTAGCTAGTGAACTGGAAGAACTAGGGATGGACCTTGAGGAAGTGGGTGAAGAAGTTGATGACATCTTTGGAAAATCAATGTCCAGATCTGTAGAAGATTCTATTGGGAACTCTTTCCAAGAGGGGCTGGAGCGTGGGAAAAGGCTAAGGCAGGTGCAGGCCAGCACCAATCCCTCACCACCTTCCAGGGAAAGGGGACATGAGCCAAAGCCTTCTTCCCGTGGCCAAGAAACCAGGTATCCCTCAGACTGGAACCTAAAATCTACAGTGGAAGATTCTAGGAAGCACTTACACTCCTCACTGCAGTCTTCAGAGGAACCCACTGTAAAGGGTGTTCCTGATGATGCCAAGTCCAGCGGCTCATCTTTCTGGGTCCCAGCTTTCGACTGGCATAAAGCACAGAAAGTCAAGAAGGACATGAGCTATCAGTCTGGTGCCAATGATTGGGAGGTGGAGACACCATATGTCCAGAG GAAGGAAAAATTGGGAGAGAGACAAGCAGCCCATCCCACAGTAAAGGAGACCAAGCAGATGGTACCTCCATCTGCGaactcttcttcatcctcctcctcatcgagACTCCCTCCAGTACCTGCCATGACTTCTCAGCTTGATGAGGAGGCTACTGCTAGTAGAATTACAGAGCTGAATAAAGATAAAGTTCCACAGTCTAGGCCTATGCTCTTCCCCAGTGGTCATTCTTACTCCCCCAGTGTACCTCCACCTTCCTCACAGACAAGAGCACATAGCAGTAGGTCAGCCATACCTTCTCCAGGTGACGAGGCAACGGATGACCATGAACCTCCAGTGCAAGTGCGGTCCAAGAGTAAACGGCAAAAGACAGGAAAGTCAAAACAAAGGAGAAGCTACGATTCAGGTTCTGACTCAAGTGCAGAGGATAAGAAGACAAGTAAGATGCATGAAAGAGAAGTAAAGGAGTTGGAAGATCCAGTACAAAAGCTGATGCAGAAGAGAGAGACTCTATTGAAAAGAGCCAGGTTTCTGACAGAGCAGAAAGATCTGATGATGAATCAGAGGGAAGATATCATTAGTAATCACAAAGGAGACAAGAGCAGTCTTAATAATCTCCTGCAAGAAAACTGGTTCCTTGTGAAAGAGATGGGAAATCAGATAACGAAGATTAACCATATGGTTATTGAATTTGAGAAAGAGATTGAGGTTTTAAAGCCAGGGAACCAGCCATTGCCGAGAGCAGAAAGCCCACAGAGGAGGAGAAGTCGGTCTCCTCCAGCCATGAGGTTTTGTGGACCATCTCGGCAGTATGAGCATGGGAAGACACCAGAGAGGAATTATAAGCATGTGGAGGCATCTTATAGAAATGAATCAAAAGGCTATGAGTATCCAGAACATCGCCGATCCGTTTCACCAGCTTCAGGAAAGCATAGGTCACGATCTCCAGCTGCTGCAGGCCCACACAGAATAAGTTCTCCAGCTGCAAGACAGCAAAGGTCCCGATCTCCTAATGTGAGCAGGCACAAGTCACGCTCTCCAAATGCTGGGCGACACAGAACAAGGTCACCAGTATCAGGTGGCCAGCAGCAAAGGCTGTGGTCTCCATCAGGGGAGTACTCCAAGGAATTTCAAAGAGCACCATCTACCTCCAGAAAGAGAACAACAGCTAGTAAACCCGATGGAGAAAAAAGGCAGCAAGACATGTACAGGAAAAAGGAGGAACCAAAAGAAGAAATTGAAGGGCTGCAGTATCCACAAGGTTTTGTTCAGAGGACATATATTCGCTACTGTGACCAAGGCATGCATTGGTGTAAGCTGTGCAGCATATTCTGTGAGAGCATTCCTGAGTATGTGGATCATCTTCTCAGTTCATCACACTTAGCAAAGTGTAAA TATGATCGGAAGACATGGTTGGCCAAAGCcccaaaggaggagaaggaacccAAACCACCAAATGCAACAGCTCTTATTGTTCCAGTTCAAG GTGTGGAATTTCTTCACTCGCTCACATCTTATTACTGCTCCCTCTGTGATGTCTTCATGAGAGACAAGGGTGAAGCTGTCAGACATCCTGAGTCAAAGATACACACTTCAAATTACAAG ATGCATTTGGTGAAGAATCCCATGTATGAGGCATCTCTTGTCAAGACCAAGGCAGCAGCTTATGCCAAGTATAGTGTTGAGCAAGCACGGTATATGGTGGAGGCAAAAATGAAGCTGAAGGAAAAGATTGCAACAGATGAAATTGAGGAGAAACTGCTGAGGCAGATCAAGCAGAAGAGGGATATGGTAagacaagagaaggaagagagcacCGAGATtaatgaaaaagtggaaaaagagagaagtcaGAGGcaggagagcaagaaagagaagaatgaaaagcgtgaaagggagaagaaggtgggAGAATCTGACTCCGGGAAGACTCTTGACCACAAAAATGAGTCATCTGTAACACAGACTCAGGCTTCTGAGAGCAAAGAGTACAAAGATACAAGTACAAGAAGTGAGTCCAAAAAGGAAAGAGGTTCTTCCAGGGAAGTCATTACCAAAGATCTTAAGACAGAGGGAGATGAAGCAGCTTTTGCAGATGGATCATACAAAGACAGTCaggatgatgaaaagaaaagtgCAGCACCCAAATTACCTCTTATTGGAAAAATGCCATTTTTGAAGAAGAAACAGCAGTCGTCAGTACCCAAGCGTAAAGAATCATCGAAAGAAACAAAGCAAGATATAGTTGGAAGCAGTAACCTTGTACTAGACCCAAAGATGGAAATTTTGCTGACAGAGGAGGATCAGAAAATTGACTTGTCTGATAACATTGCTTGGGTAATGTGTCAAGAGAATGAAAACCTGATAGTGAACGTTACAGATCCCAAGACCATAGCTGAAAGTGAATATCCTGTTGTCAGTGATATGGATGTGTGCCCTCTTACTGGTGAGTACACTGGCTATGAAGAGCAGAGTGGCAAAGTTACAAACCAGGATGAGGAGGAATACAGTTGTTTAGATGATTTGAATACCTCCGAGTGTATGGATATAGAAGATGATGAGCCCACAGAATGTGCTGCTGCTGCAACATTAAAGGCTTTAGATTTACTGAGCATCCCCCTGCCTGGATTCAAATCAGCAAACAAAACCCCTCTGCCATCagatatccccctccctcctaaaaCAGATGAAGCCTCCAAGAATCAAGATAATTGTGATTTGCCTCTTCCACCTGGAGAGGAAAGCTACCCAGTGACACACTTTGAAATGGATAATGATTCCCAGGAGATATTAGCAGCAGCTAATGTGATCCAGGATGTTCACAGGGATTGTGGCAGTGGTAGCAATAGTCAGGACAGTTTCCCGATTGTAGGACTAGTGAGTAACCAAGGAGGAGCTGACATACCTGTGCCACCAGGAACTGAAAATGTAAGTTCAGACCTACAGGTGCC
- the LOC119582192 gene encoding nestin-like produces the protein MGPSLPLPPGTESMISPDVPLPPGTEHVMDPGLPLPPGTEDVGVPCLPLPPGAEDPLSSDLPLPPGTEDVAIASLPLPPGTEDAITSDLPLPPGTEDEAHMLVSSGLGVPSTKSKTVHLQDIAQKSKLGSDMTIPGTHFGAQELSSGAWSSGSNSQDGFGLPGFMTGMHENPIPPPPGTEDEHDLHSAMNVLPPLGLRDNIASQYAPEKALTASQTTTVCMSSFTAPKLGLHTQNPLWNTSSNPEGIEHTGTTWPTDPSTVMDMPPVTRKSHIDREFTPPPPGTEMDDLNKSDSHPELGEASMELSDESDEECLQDKKESTPPPPGTESSSESMAISESKSGKSIISTMELSTRLDTKIRDPSLSIDFNAQSLDIQVSLPQSKKEESIKSTENMADSLNLSNTKVNKAKDKVDDERMQTEGKLSKEQGPPQQSQKAPRIGKPSKKESEEVEHGKEGRQESESKGKHRKTSRRSRDSTEETQDLKPVEEESELLGNPEVKSCTSKKSTRTGKTEKSEEEVEELETKINEESSTKHRKASKKTKERRESVDDLKLAADTDASASQEETQIMKKSSRSGRSTKKDKEEFDQDVPVKETKQRKRSTRSSSDDQPSEKGSSTPRRKSRSVKATIPEEREEDLESILSPQEMNENAEESEKANSSDVEDEQETDSETVPHQRTRAVRRLVSEDQTYEALSPRKRSRKSKPSVSEEEEPPPRRSTRTTRASITE, from the exons ATGGGTCCAAGTTTACCTTTACCACCAGGAACAGAAAGTATGATCAGTCCAGATGTACCACTGCCACCAGGAACTGAACATGTAATGGATCCAGGCCTCCCCTTGCCACCCGGAACGGAAGATGTTGGGGTACCTTGTTTACCTTTGCCACCTGGAGCCGAAGACCCTCTGAGTTCTGATCTCCCTCTGCCACCTGGTACTGAAGATGTTGCTATTGCAAGCTTACCCCTGCCTCCAGGAACTGAAGATGCTATAACTTCAGATCTGCCATTACCACCAGGAACTGAGGATGAGGCCCACATGCTAGTCAGTTCGGGGTTAGGGGTTCCAAGTACAAAAAGCAAGACTGTACATTTGCAAGACATTGCACAAAAATCAAAATTGGGAAGTGACATGACAATACCAGGGACGCATTTTGGTGCACAGGAACTAAGCTCTGGGGCTTGGAGTAGTGGTAGCAATAGTCAAGATGGGTTTGGCTTGCCAGGCTTTATGACTGGGATGCACGAAAATCCCATTCCTCCACCACCTGGTACAGAGGACGAGCATGACCTGCATTCAGCGATGAATGTTTTGCCTCCTTTGGGCTTAAGGGACAATATTGCTAGTCAGTATGCACCTGAGAAAGCTCTCACTGCATCTCAAACCACTACTGTGTGCATGAGTAGCTTCACAGCACCAAAGCTAGGCCTCCATACACAGAATCCACTGTGGAATACCTCAAGTAATCCAGAGGGAATAGAACACACTGGCACAACATGGCCCACAGACCCAAGTACAGTGATGGATATGCCACCTGTTACAAGGAAATCACACATTGACCGAGAATTCACACCTCCCCCACCCGGAACTGAGATGGATGACCTGAACAAGAGTGACAGCCATCCAGAACTTGGCGAGGCAAGCATGGAGTTGAGTGATGAATCAGATGAGGAATGCCTGCAGGACAAGAAGGagtcaactcctcctcctccaggcacTGAGTCGAGTTCTGAGTCCATGGCCATCAGCGAAAGTAAGTCTGGTAAGAGTATAATTTCTACAATGGAATTGTCAACAAGATTGGATACCAAAATAAGGGATCCTAGTCTCAGCATTGATTTTAATGCCCAGTCACTGGATATACAAGTCAGCCTACCTCAGTCCAAGAAAGAGGAAAGTATTAAGTCAACAGAGAATATGGCAGATTCGCTTAATCTCAGCAAT ACTAAAGTCAACAAGGCAAAGGATAAAGTAGATGATGAGAGAATGCAAACCGAAGGTAAATTGTCCAAAGAGCAAGGTCCTCCTCAGCAGTCACAGAAAGCCCCAAGAATAGGAAAACCAAGCaagaaggaaagtgaggaggTTGAACATggtaaggaaggaaggcaggaaagtGAAAGCAAGGGCAAACATAGAAAAACTAGCAGGAGGTCGAGGGATAGTACCGAAGAAACTCAAGATTTAAAGCCAGTGGAAGAAGAGAGTGAATTGCTTGGAAACCCTGAAGTGAAGTCATGCACATCCAAAAAATCTACTAGAACAGGGAAAACAGAGAAATctgaggaagaagtagaagaactagaaacaaaaataaatgaagaaagtaGCACGAAACACagaaaagcaagcaaaaaaacaaaggaaaggcgaGAAAGTGTTGATGACTTAAAACTGGCAGCTGATACAGATGCCTCTGCTTCACAAGAGGAAACACAAATCATGAAAAAGTCATCCAGATCTGGGAGAtcaacaaagaaagacaaagaagaatttgacCAAGACGTCCCAGTAAAAGAGACCAAACAGCGGAAAAGAAGCACAAGAAGTTCTTCAGATGATCAGCCAAGTGAAAAGGGGTCGTCCACTCCAAGGAGGAAAAGCAGAAGTGTGAAAGCTACAATTcctgaagaaagagaggaagacttGGAAAGCATCCTATCACCCCAGGAAATGAATGAGAATGCCGAAGAATCGGAAAAGGCGAACAGCTCAGATGTAGAGGATGAGCAAGAAACAGACAGTGAAACCGTCCCACATCAAAGAACAAGGGCTGTGAGACGGCTCGTTTCTGAAGACCAGACTTATGAGGCACTTAGCCCACGAAAAAGGTCAAGAAAGAGCAAGCCTTCTGTTAGTGAGGAGGAGGAACCCCCACCTCGAAGATCGACTCGAACCACCAGAGCGTCGATTACAGAATAA